CAAGAAGCGGATTCGCGACGCCACGACGCATCAGGCGCATGGGCGACATGAGACCGCGCGCCGAACTTACGAGCATCAACTCCTCCTGTCCGGTTCGAGCCCCCGGGAGGGCCTCCAGGCTCGGCAAACAGCTCACTGGGCTTCGACGGGGCGGCCTTCTTCAGCCGCCCGGCCAGTCTGGACCGGCAGGAGAGTGCTGCGCTCACGGACGTGGGGCGCCGGCGTTCGTTCGATCTGCAGGCTGACCAGTTCCGGGCGGCTGTAGTGGCCGCGCGCATCCATCAGGCGCTTGCGCAGGTCGATCTGCGCGAAGTCCAGGTCGGCGATCACTTCGCCTTCGCCGGATGTGAGCGGCTCGCCGATGATGCGGCCCTCGGGATCGATAATGGCGGTGAAGAAGCCACCGGAGATCGCGCCAACGGGGCCGCCGGTGTCCTTGGCGATCTGCGCCTGCTGGTCGGCCTCGAGCCAGGCGGTGGCGTTGACCACGAAGCAGGCCGATTCCAGCGCATGCTGGCGGATGTTGACCTCGATCTGGTCGGCGAACTGCTGGCCGCCGAAGGAACCGGGGTACATCGCGGCGTGGATCTGCTCGCCGTCGGCGATCAAGGCATAGCGTGCTAGCGGCAGGTAGTGCTCCCAGCATGCGAGCTGTCCGATGCGGCCGACGGCGCTATCTACCGCGCGCAGGC
The genomic region above belongs to Streptomyces mirabilis and contains:
- a CDS encoding nitrilase-related carbon-nitrogen hydrolase, which codes for MTVVKAAAVQISPVLYSRAGTVEKVVKKIRDLGEQGVQFAVFPETIVPYYPYFSFVQPPYTMAEGHLRLLDQAVTVPSAETEAIAEAVREAHMVVSIGVNERDGGTIYNTQLLFDADGTLIQRRRKITPTYHERMIWGQGDGSGLRAVDSAVGRIGQLACWEHYLPLARYALIADGEQIHAAMYPGSFGGQQFADQIEVNIRQHALESACFVVNATAWLEADQQAQIAKDTGGPVGAISGGFFTAIIDPEGRIIGEPLTSGEGEVIADLDFAQIDLRKRLMDARGHYSRPELVSLQIERTPAPHVRERSTLLPVQTGRAAEEGRPVEAQ